A single genomic interval of Lathyrus oleraceus cultivar Zhongwan6 chromosome 7, CAAS_Psat_ZW6_1.0, whole genome shotgun sequence harbors:
- the LOC127105433 gene encoding 18.2 kDa class I heat shock protein-like, whose product MPMIPSFLGGRRSNAFDPFPLDVWDPFKDFPFSNSFPENSAFLSTRVDRKETPEAHVFKADLPGLKKEEVKVEIEDDSILQISGGRKVEKEDKNDQWHRVERSSRIPENAKMDQVKANMENGVLTVTFPKQEVKKPEIKTIDISG is encoded by the coding sequence ATGCCGATGATTCCGAGTTTCTTAGGTGGCAGAAGGAGCAATGCTTTCGATCCATTCCCCCTTGATGTTTGGGATCCATTCAAAGATTTTCCATTCTCCAATTCTTTTCCTGAAAATTCAGCATTCTTAAGCACACGTGTGGACCGGAAGGAGACTCCAGAAGCGCATGTGTTCAAGGCCGATCTTCCTGGACTGAAGAAGGAGGAAGTGAAGGTGGAGATTGAAGATGATAGCATTCTTCAGATAAGTGGAGGGAGAAAAGTTGAGAAAGAAGATAAGAATGATCAATGGCATCGGGTGGAGCGTAGCAGCAGAATACCAGAGAATGCTAAAATGGATCAAGTCAAAGCAAACATGGAGAATGGTGTTCTCACTGTGACATTTCCTAAACAAGAGGTTAAGAAACCTGAGATTAAGACCATTGATATTTCTGGTTAA